One window of Paroedura picta isolate Pp20150507F chromosome 2, Ppicta_v3.0, whole genome shotgun sequence genomic DNA carries:
- the LOC143828715 gene encoding olfactory receptor 5AP2-like, with the protein MQETNQTQVSEFILLGFSDRSEVQLSLFLIFLLIYLLTLIGNLGMIVLIQTDSLRHSPMYFFLTNLSFIDMCFSSCITPRFLYDLLLGRKVISYNACATQMWFATTFAVAECYLLAAMAYDRFVAICRPLSYPVIMTKNICFQLIFGCYLVGLVISVVHTSGTFRLSFCGPNEITSYFCDIPPLLRLACSDNYVSTTVLFVVSAFVVVLNAVIVLISYICILSTILRIRSSTGRRKTFSTCASHLMTVVLYFGTLTFMYGQPGGIEAVEQDKVVSVFYTIVIPMLNPAIYSLRNEEVRKALRRKLNQKIFL; encoded by the coding sequence ATGCAAGAGACAAATCAGACCCAAGTATCTGAATTCATACTCTTAGGATTCTCAGATCGATCAGAAGTGCAGTTAAGTTTGTTCTTGATCTTTCTTCTCATTTACCTACTGACTCTCATTGGAAATCTGGGTATGATTGTGCTAATTCAGACAGATTCTCTCCGACACTCTCCAATGTATTTTTTCCTTACTAACTTGTCCTTCATTGACATGTGCTTCTCCTCCTGCATCACTCCAAGATTTCTGTATGATCTCCTCTTAGGCAGGAAGGTGATTTCATACAATGCATGTGCAACCCAGATGTGGTTTGCTACCACCTTTGCTGTAGCTGAGTGCTACCTATTAGCTGCCATGGCTTATGATCGCTTTGTTGCTATCTGTAGGCCACTGTCTTATCCAGTCATCATGACCAAAAACATCTGTTTCCAGCTCATATTTGGCTGCTACCTGGTTGGGCTTGTGATTTCAGTTGTTCACACCAGTGGCACATTCAGGCTTTCTTTCTGTGGCCCCAATGAAATCACGTCTTACTTCTGTGACATCCCCCCTTTGCTGCGGCTCGCTTGCTCAGACAACTATGTTTCCACAACAGTACTCTTTGTTGTCTCTGCTTTTGTTGTGGTATTGAATGCAGTTATTGTTCTCATTTCCTACATTTGTATTCTTTCCACAATCTTGAGGATCCGGTCATCCACAGGCAGACGAAAGACCTTCTCCACCTGTGCCTCACATCTGATGACTGTTGTTCTGTACTTTGGGACATTGACCTTTATGTATGGTCAGCCTGGAGGAATTGAGGCAGTGGAACAGGACAAGGTAGTGTCTGTATTCTACACCATTGTGATCCCCATGCTGAACCCTGCCATCTACAGTCTGAGGAACGAGGAGGTGAGAAAAGCCCTGAGGAGAAAGCTCAATCAGAAAATCTTTCTTTAG
- the LOC143828716 gene encoding olfactory receptor 5G9-like, translated as MQEANQTKISEFILVGFSDSIEVEILLFFLFLLIYILTIIGNLGMIALIQAGSLRHSPMYFFLSNLSFIDICYSSVVTPRILYDLFKAKKVISDTACLLQQWFFAFFATTECYVLTAMAYDRFAAICKPLLYPITMTRKNCHQLIAGCYLVGIGNAIVHTSDTFRLNFCGPNIVNSFFCDIPPMLRLSCSDNYVSKMVLFVFSGFVVVLNAAIVLISYSYILSTILRMRSSTGRRKTFSTCVSHLMAIVLYYGTLTFMYVQPGGLEAVEQDKIVSVFYTIVIPMLNPVIYSLRNEEVKKALKRKLNKKIYPR; from the coding sequence ATGCAAGAGGCAAATCAAACAAAAATCTCAGAATTCATACTTGTAGGATTCTCAGATAGCATTGAAGTAGAAATACTtttgttctttctcttcctaCTCATTTACATACTAACAATAATAGGAAATCTTGGTATGATTGCATTGATCCAGGCTGGTTCCCTCCGACACTCTCCTATGTATTTCTTCCTCAGTAACCTGTCCTTCATTGACATTTGCTATTCCTCAGTTGTCACTCCTAGGATTCTATATGATCTGTTCAAAGCGAAGAAGGTGATTTCAGACACGGCATGTTTGTTGCAGCAATGGTTCTTCGCCTTCTTTGCCACTACTGAATGCTATGTTCTAACTGCCATGGCTTATGATCGCTTTGCGGCCATCTGTAAACCTTTACTTTATCCTATCACCATGACAAGAAAGAACTGTCACCAGCTTATAGCTGGCTGCTACCTGGTAGGGATTGGAAATGCAATTGTTCATACTAGTGATACATTTAGACTTAATTTCTGTGGTCCCAACATAGTTAACTCTTTTTTTTGTGACATTCCCCCGATGCTACGACTCTCCTGCTCAGACAACTACGTTTCCAAGATGGTTCTCTTTGTCTtctctggttttgttgttgtaTTGAATGCAGCTATTGTTCTCATCTCCTACTCTTATATTCTTTCCACTATCTTGAGGATGAGATCATCCACTGGCAGACGAAAGACCTTCTCCACCTGTGTCTCACACCTGATGGCCATTGTGCTGTATTATGGGACACTGACCTTTATGTATGTTCAACCTGGAGGACTTGAGGCAGTGGAGCAAGACAAAATAGTGTCTGTATTCTACACCATTGTGATCCCCATGCTGAACCCTGTCATCTACAGTCTGAGGAATGAGGAAGTAAAAAAAGCTCTGAAGAGAAAACTGAATAAGAAAATATATCCTCGGTAG